In the genome of Neodiprion pinetum isolate iyNeoPine1 chromosome 2, iyNeoPine1.2, whole genome shotgun sequence, one region contains:
- the LOC124211323 gene encoding armadillo repeat-containing protein 7 produces MFTRKEQLIARTGKNKIGRFEFLKLLTNEFKTSKSKEAKTQVLANLVNFAYDPINYEYLRKLRVIDLFLYLLSEDDKDFVRFSIGGICNLCLDPQNKDYIIHSHGVQAVSSLLTSSDEETVLSAITTLMFLITPFSQPLITSPEIIESMIYFSNSSNIRIKNLATIFLTDYCSDTNVKHIKEHPTVVPVSAIPLPQSVMNSRLFTLCARYSRSYSAKLPSKLASDRNLKPGDSITITKSITEDDILSFAKLTDDFNPIHITSPKNIVHGAFLNGLVSGVIGTKLPGAGTIVVEQIIRYPKPCYAGDTVSISVEIVTVRKIIKCKYRCIANMERIVLEGEAKLMASNAQVKKISFTQ; encoded by the exons ATGTTTACTAGAAAAGAACAATTGATTGCACGTACCGGAAAGAATAAGATTGGACGTTTTGAATTCTTAAAACTTTTGACCAACGAATTCAAAACTTCAAAGTCTAAAG AAGCAAAGACACAAGTGTTGGCTAACTTGGTCAATTTTGCCTACGATCCAATAAACTATGAATATCTACGTAAACTGAGAGTAATCGATCTGTTTCTATATTTACTCTCCGAAGATGACAAAGATTTTGTCCGTTTTTCCATCGGTGGAATCTGCAACTTGTGTTTAG ATCCACAGAACAAGGATTACATCATTCACAGTCACGGTGTGCAGGCTGTATCGTCTCTGCTGACATCCTCTGATGAAGAAACGGTTCTTTCAGCTATAACGACACTGATGTTCCTGATCACGCCTTTTTCACAACCACTAATAACTTCCCCTGAAATTATCGAATCTATGATATATTTCTCAAATAGTTCCAACATTAGAATCAAAAACTTGGCAACGATATTCCTCACAGATTACTGTTCTGATACCAACGTTAAGCACATTAAGGAACACCCAACAGTTGTCCCAGTTTCCGCGATTCCGCTACCGC aatccgTGATGAATAGCAGGCTTTTTACACTCTGCGCAAGGTATTCAAGGTCCTACAGTGCCAAACTTCCATCTAAACTTGCCTCTGATCGAAACCTCAAGCCTGGCGATAGCATAACTATAACTAAATCGATAACCGAGGATGATATTCTGAGTTTCGCCAAGCTCACTGATGACTTCAATCCAATTCATATAACGTCTCCTAAGAACATTGTACATGGAGCATTCCTAAATGGTTTGGTTTCCGGTGTTATCGGTACTAAATTGCCAGGTGCTGGGACGATAGTCGTCGAACAGATAATCAGGTATCCAAAGCCATGTTATGCTGGCGATACTGTTTCAATAAGTGTTGAAATAGTCACTGTAAGGAAAATTATCAAGTGTAAATATCGATGCATAGCTAATATGGAACGAATCGTTCTTGAAGGTGAAGCTAAACTCATGGCGAGTAATGCCCAAGTGAAGAAAATAAGCTTCACGCAGTAG
- the LOC124213219 gene encoding follicle cell protein 3C-1, producing the protein MRLQILAVILCASQIYADETAQIATTSNETTTDVPTTETTPLGCVCGVFLSGQFKKGSKEQPKGNPALLHEHPDDFPCSIVGNKLCTNKCLDAIVKHLPNSPAILCGSIDRDCHKERAYLFIKNCKDEWINTNLSAGREYCCKDGLSYKCPILS; encoded by the exons ATGCGCCTACAAATTCTGGCGGTGATTTTGTGTGCGTCGCAAATCTATGCGGATGAAACGGCACAGATAGCAACGACAAGTAATGAGACAACGACCGATGTTCCTACAACTGAAACAACGCCACTCGGTTGTGTTTGCGGAGTATTTTTGAGCGGACAGTTCAAGAAGGGAAGCAAGGAACAACCCAAAGGGAATCCAGCTCTACTCCATGAACATCCGGACGATTTTCCTTGCTCAATTGTCGGGAACAAACTCTGTACCAACAAATGCCTCGACGCT ATTGTCAAGCATCTTCCCAATAGTCCAGCGATTCTTTGTGGATCAATTGATCGTGATTGTCACAAAGAAAGG GCATACTTGTTTATAAAGAACTGCAAGGACGAATGGATAAATACAAATCTCTCAGCTGGACGCGAATACTGCTGCAAAGATGGATTGTCGTACAAGTGTCCAATTTTAAgctga
- the LOC124211573 gene encoding arylsulfatase B, translating into MKCPRSKTVCALIGLLSVISCADSCSGKINTMCEKSNEDSPRSDQPHIITIIADDLGWNDVSFHGHDQIPTPNIDALAANGVILNRYYVQPTCTPSRTAFLTGRYPLRAGMQGIPLTTGERWGIPVDIPLFPGHLRNLGYTTRLLGKWHLGYYTVDHVPTQRGFDSFVGYYNGYIKYFDHTIRQDETNETGYDLHRDDRQKLTIERNKDYFTDFLTEEVEDVIKSHDVSKPLYLQIAHLAPHSGEPEEPLEVWNVTEVNLTLGYIKDINRRKFAGMVTRLDNSVGRTIKALKNAGMLENSIVIFTTDNGAQTEGLHVNYGSNYPLRGLKFSMFDGGVRGVGCIYSPLIVNSSRVSNELMHITDWMPTLYSAAGGDVKVLGELDGVDQWPTLKYGLKSPRTSLLLHVDEKFKVAGAVMGKFKFLQGNQINYTDFYGDIGDGDNYPPYSAASVVSSAAGQAISQISESVATPQQIISLRLKTKISCPPFQEYVNCTSRCLFDLSVDPCETVNLSEQHPKIVELMESYIEKYQDVLVQQSSGLYDRTSSPAKFNGAWMPWIKFNHNDESASLLEVPQTSSAGDIIMNLRSIRQL; encoded by the exons ATGAAGTGTCCTCGTTCCAAAACTGTCTGTGCCCTTATTGGTCTGCTGTCAGTGATATCGTGTGCAGATTCATGCAGTGGGAAAATTAATACGAtgtgtgaaaaatcgaatgaagATTCGCCTCGAAGCGATCAGCCACATATCATCACCATTATTGCCGACGATCTG GGCTGGAACGACGTCAGCTTTCACGGGCACGATCAAATTCCGACACCGAACATCGATGCTTTGGCGGCAAATGGGGTGATACTGAATCGTTATTACGTTCAGCCAACATGCACGCCATCCAGAACTGCGTTTCTCACTGGACGATATCCTCTGCGTGCTG GAATGCAAGGGATACCTTTGACTACTGGAGAACGTTGGGGAATCCCAGTGGATATTCCGCTCTTCCCGGGGCACCTTCGTAACTTGGGTTATACCACCAGACTGCTGGGAAAATGGCATCTCGGCTACTACACCGTAGATCACGTTCCAACCCAACGAGGATTTGATTCCTTCGTTGGGTACTACAACGGCTACATAAAGTACTTCGACCACACCATCAGGCAGGACGAAACG AATGAGACTGGCTATGACCTGCATCGCGACGATCGGCAGAAGTTGACGATTGAGAGAAACAAGGATTACTTCACAGACTTCCTGACTGAGGAAGTTGAGGATGTGATAAAAAGTCACGACGTGTCGAAACCTCTTTACTTGCAGATAGCTCACCTGGCACCGCACAGCGGAGAGCCGGAGGAACCGCTGGAGGTTTGGAATGTGACAGAAGTGAACTTGACTCTCGGTTACATCAAGGATATCAACAGGCGGAAATTTGCTG GAATGGTTACGAGACTTGATAATTCGGTCGGGCGAACGATAAAGGCTTTGAAGAACGCCGGGATGCTGGAGAACTCGATCGTCATATTCACCACCGATAATGGTGCCCAGACTGAAGGACTCCACGTGAATTATGGATCCAATTATCCTCTTCGCGGG TTGAAGTTTAGCATGTTTGACGGCGGCGTCAGAGGAGTTGGCTGCATTTATTCGCCACTGATCGTAAATTCGTCGAGAGTATCGAACGAGTTGATGCACATTACCGACTGGATGCCGACCTTGTATTCAGCTGCCGGTGGGGATGTCAAGGTCCTCGGAGAACTCGACGGGGTGGATCAATGGCCGACATTGAAGTACGGCCTTAAAAGTCCTAGAACTTCGCTTCTCTTGCAtgtggatgaaaaattcaaggtaGCTGGAGCAGTTAtgggaaaatttaaatttctacAAG GTAACCAAATCAACTACACTGATTTTTATGGTGACATTGGCGACGGGGATAATTATCCGCCTTACTCTGCAGCGTCAGTCGTATCTTCCGCTGCTGGGCAGGcgatttctcaaatttctgaATCCGTTGCAACTCCGCAACAGATCATCAGCTTgcgtttgaaaacaaaaatttcatgtccACCATTCCAAGAATACGTGAACTGCACGAGCAGATGCCTCTTCGACTTAAGCGTTGACCCCTGTGAGACTGTTAACCTATCTGAACAGCATCCTAAG atAGTTGAACTAATGGAGAGTTATATAGAGAAATATCAAGATGTTTTGGTCCAGCAATCGAGCGGTTTGTACGACAGAACTTCAAGTCCTGCCAAGTTTAATGGAGCATGGATGCCGTGGATAAAATTCAACCACAATGATGAATCTGCGTCGCTTTTGGAAGTGCCACAAACTAGTTCCGCC GGTGATATCATCATGAATCTCAGGTCGATTCGGCAATTATGA
- the LOC124213217 gene encoding zinc finger protein 836 — protein sequence MCAKLLACPLCSQPAFLTLDALRAGLISVATRPLACPVCNEVLLGVDKLTIHLFSHTINFSNDHNARNGISSVIDNQKNLRNEEDVDRTTIHNWNVINKTIGSQHDFPNVKSLPKSQSQIVPSTTTTNQVIFLQTLPQLQSATLSRNVNNSVAEEIYMQSIMPAGESATQQTSSGFSNDKLKQCVENSLTNSSKSEKVDENCRKKILQFQPIWSDNFLLSKEINSAIEEANSSQIVTVSSKVLPKTDIEVLLESVAKGKDVNEAETMKTENSEKEQGSSEQCQVSPQIKSLKPLATKEKTERCDICGVYFCDQNILTLHKQLVHMINENDLNRKSEDLLKNYPCHLCPKVFKMRGSLMVHMRVAHIGFNLGSLPKEGNAFPMPGEHGYNCPTCGKLFKKEQHVTQHLKTHEGKQWECDVCSKMFTTKYFLKKHKRLHSGEMPYRCNICDKTFTFQQSYHKHRLYHKDDKPHTCTTCGRSFKELSTLHNHERIHTGEKPFACETCGKCFRQRVSYLVHRRIHTGVMPYKCTACGKCFRYKVSQRTHKCTAQPPGTVVRQSSDLVQRLLQVSQIKDSSSSDGGNTNKVPSSSETETSQVQCIANEENRYILIINNLGQHVLTRQSEVEGKRLKEEVDTERKLNAMKYEERNDETFIRDLWGHNILNGTTLKDSMEISVRSGLVEPEQELLSGDGKNDFFSMGLSSSTENEVRSPSNEMEHLRLSSPTSSETIVNNVNQTSSVALHSMTNDFQCGMNGCHDIMIQQDFVSENSTEAISSSTINEESLKQLLYGNTETHK from the exons ATGTGTGCAAAGTTACTTGCGTGTCCGCTCTGCTCTCAGCCTGCGTTTTTGACGCTTGACGCACTGCGCGCAGGACTTATAAGTGTGGCGACACGTCCACTGGCTTGTCCAGTATGCAATGAAGTATTACTAGGCGTAGACAAGCTGACGATACATTTATTCAGTCAcacgattaatttttccaaCGATCATAATGCCAGGAACGGTATCAGCTCTGTTATTGACAATCAGAAGAACTTAAGAAATGAAGAAGACGTCGACCGCACAACCATTCACAATTGGAACGTAATCAACAAAACCATCGGTTCTCAACACGATTTTCCTAATGTGAAGAGTTTGCCAAAAAGTCAAAGTCAAATAGTTCCATCGACTACGACAACTAATCAAgtgatatttttacaaacgTTGCCACAACTCCAATCTGCAACCTTAAGTCGCAATGTGAATAATTCTGTTGCCGAGGAAATTTACATGCAGAGTATTATGCCTGCCGGAGAGTCGGCGACTCAACAAACGTCGTCAGGATTTAgtaacgataaattgaaacagtGTGTAGAAAATTCATTGACAAATTCTAGCAAATCTGAGaaagttgatgaaaattgtagGAAAAAAATCCTTCAGTTCCAACCAATTTGGTCGGACAATTTTTTGTTGAGCAAAGAAATTAATTCGGCTATTGAGGAAGCCAATTCATCTCAAATTGTAACAGTATCGTCAAAAGTGTTACCAAAAACTGACATAGAAGTTTTGCTTGAGTCTGTAGCCAAAGGTAAAGATGTCAACGAAGCAGAAACGATGAAAACAGAGAACTCTGAAAAGGAACAAGGAAGTTCTGAGCAATGCCAAGTGTCACCACAAATCAAGTCGCTAAAACCGCTGgctacaaaagaaaaaaccgaaAGATGTGACATATGCGGTGTTTATTTTTGTGATCAGAACATATTAACTCTTCATAAACAACTTGTGCACATGATTAACGAGAACGATTTGAACAGAAAATCTGaagatttattgaaaaattacccCTGCCATTTGTGCCCGAAGGTTTTCAAGATGAGGGGCAGTCTTATGGTTCATATGAGGGTAGCACATATTGGTTTTAATTTAG GCTCGCTACCGAAGGAAGGCAACGCCTTTCCAATGCCCGGCGAACATGGATACAATTGCCCAACTTGCGGGAAACTATTTAAGAAG GAGCAACATGTTACTCAACACTTGAAAACACACGAGGGAAAACAATGGGAATGTGATGTGTGCAGTAAAATGTTTAcgacaaaatattttctgaaaaagcACAAGAGATTACATTCTGGCGAGATGCCTTACAGGTGTAACATTTGCGACAAAACGTTCACTTTCCAGCAATCTTATCACAAGCACAGGCTTTACCACAAGGATGATAAACCTCATACTTGTACCACTTGCGGTAGATCTTTCAAGGAGCTTTCTACTCTGCATAATCATGAACGTATACATACGGGCGAAAAGCCTTTTGCCTGCGAAACATGCG GCAAATGTTTTCGTCAACGTGTATCGTACTTGGTACATCGGCGGATCCACACTGGAGTGATGCCATACAAATGTACAGCGTGTGGCAAATGCTTTAGATACAAA GTGAGTCAACGAACGCACAAATGTACAGCGCAACCACCAGGAACAGTGGTGCGTCAGTCGAGCGACCTGGTTCAGAGACTATTGCAGGTATCGCAGATAAAAGATTCCAGTTCGTCAGATGGTGGCAATACCAACAAGGTTCCATCATCGTCAGAAACCGAAACTTCACAAGTTCAGTGTATAGCAAACGAGGAGAACAGGTAcattttgataattaataacCTAGGTCAGCATGTTTTAACGAGGCAATCAGAAGTCGAAGGTAAACGATTGAAGGAGGAAGTGGATACAGAGCGGAAATTGAATGCAATGAAATATGAGGAAAGAAATGATGAAACATTTATCAGGGACTTGTGGGGTCACAATATTCTAAATGGAACAACACTCAAGGATTCTATGGAGATATCAGTAAGAAGTGGCTTAGTAGAGCCCGAGCAGGAATTGCTATCAGGTGATGGAAAGAACGACTTCTTTTCCATGGGGCTGTCATCGTCCACAGAGAACGAAGTTCGATCTCCATCAAACGAAATGGAACACCTAAGACTTTCCTCCCCGACAAGCAGTGAAACTATCGTCAATAATGTCAATCAGACGTCCAGCGTTGCATTACACTCAATGACAAATGACTTTCAATGTGGAATGAACGGATGTCACGATATAATGATTCAACAAGACTTCGTAAGCGAAAATAGCACAGAAGCTATCTCTTCCTCAACGATCAATGAGGAATCTTTGAAGCAATTACTCTACGGTAATACAGAAACAcacaaataa
- the LOC124211574 gene encoding arylsulfatase B — protein sequence MVLRFAEFASIASLVLAFVSCEPYREYYRREPTEYNTPLHIIVIMADDLGWNDVGFHGSNQIPTPNIDALAYNGIILNRHYTLPSCTPSRAAFLTGRYPIRMGMQGAGIKGGEPRGIPLNVHTLPEHLKGIGYVTRLIGKWHVGYHTPQHTPMHRGFDSFLGFYNSHITYFDHKYKQQNLSGFDMHRGVEPDWGSQGDYATDLFTDEAIRVIKAHDPSRPLYLQVSHLAVHPPLEVPREDLWTDEFKHIRESNRRIFAAMVSRLDDSVGQIVAALGAQHMLRDSLIVFMTDNGAASVGEFRNFGSNWPLRGTKYTLYEGGVRGVAAIWSPRLYDTMRVSDQLVHMTDWLPTLYAAAGGKVGDLGDIDGVNQWPSFSTEHGGKIRNSLLLNIDEVSETEAAIQGRYKLLRGSFNRGFYDGYQGESGRDMRDVFYNTSLVIGSAVSKTITTYLGGPITQYSAMIPLRLNASVECTVYPGPFRKSHFDTCNETECLFDIINDPCETKNIARDFPKIVSELDLFLEKYSNYLEKQALIPVDWHADPRSFNGTWQPWLSPGAYAYTKCGAAVSTIAICAHMGMVLLVVGLRAFL from the exons ATGGTGCTGCGATTCGCGGAATTTGCGAGCATTGCTTCACTCGTACTCGCTTTCGTCTCCTGCGAACCTTATCGCGAATATTACAGACGCGAACCTACAGAGTATAACACCCCTCTTCACATCATTGTCATCATGGCTGATGATTTG ggTTGGAACGATGTTGGATTTCACGGGTCAAACCAAATCCCAACACCGAATATAGACGCTCTTGCCTACAATGGAATAATCCTCAATCGCCACTACACTCTGCCTTCATGCACACCCTCGAGAGCTGCTTTTCTCACCGGACGATATCCCATCCGTATGG GGATGCAGGGCGCTGGAATTAAGGGTGGAGAACCGCGTGGCATTCCACTGAACGTCCACACTTTGCCAGAGCACCTGAAGGGCATCGGTTACGTAACGAGACTAATAGGAAAATGGCACGTTGGTTATCACACGCCACAGCACACGCCGATGCACCGCGGTTTCGATTCGTTCCTCGGATTTTATAACAGCCACATTACTTATTTTGACCACAAATACAAACAACAG AATTTGAGTGGGTTCGACATGCACCGAGGAGTGGAGCCGGACTGGGGATCTCAGGGCGATTATGCTACGGATTTATTTACTGACGAAGCAATTCGGGTAATAAAAGCACATGACCCATCTCGTCCTCTTTATCTTCAAGTTTCTCACTTGGCGGTTCATCCGCCCCTCGAAGTTCCTCGCGAAGACTTATGGACCGACGAATTCAAACACATCCGAGAATCTAACCGTCGGATTTTTGCTG CGATGGTCAGTCGCCTTGATGATTCAGTAGGCCAAATCGTGGCCGCCTTAGGAGCCCAGCATATGTTGAGGGATTCGTTGATCGTGTTTATGACTGACAACGGCGCCGCTTCCGTCGGCGAGTTTCGTAATTTCGGCTCAAATTGGCCGCTCCGTGGT ACAAAGTACACCCTGTACGAAGGCGGAGTCCGAGGAGTGGCTGCAATTTGGTCACCGCGGCTCTACGATACGATGCGGGTTTCAGACCAACTGGTACACATGACCGACTGGCTTCCGACTCTATATGCAGCAGCTGGTGGTAAAGTTGGGGACTTGGGTGACATCGATGGTGTAAACCAGTGGCCGAGTTTCAGCACGGAACATGGTGGAAAAATTAGGAATTCGCTACTGTTGAACATCGATGAGGTTTCCGAAACTGAGGCGGCGATACAAGGCCGTTACAAACTCCTTCGAG GTTCTTTCAACCGGGGATTCTACGATGGATATCAGGGAGAATCTGGTCGTGATATGCGAGATGTGTTTTACAATACGAGTTTGGTTATCGGTAGCGCAGTTTCGAAAACGATTACTACTTATCTCGGGGGTCCAATCACTCAGTACAGTGCCATGATTCCTCTTCGTCTCAACGCTAGCGTCGAATGCACCGTATATCCCGGTCCGTTTCGGAAGTCACACTTTGACACCTGCAACGAGACGGAGTGCCTCTTTGATATTATTAACGATCCTTGCGAAACGAAGAATATTGCCAGAGATTTTCCTAAG ATAGTATCGGAGTTGGATCTTTTCCTGGAGAAGTACTCCAACTATTTGGAGAAACAGGCTCTGATACCGGTCGACTGGCACGCGGATCCTCGCAGCTTCAACGGCACCTGGCAGCCTTGGTTAAGCCCCGGAGCTTACGCTTACACAAAATGCGGGGCGGCGGTTAGCACAATCGCAATATGCGCCCATATGGGAATGGTTCTGCTGGTCGTCGGACTCCGCGCATTTCTTTGA